From Strigops habroptila isolate Jane chromosome 1, bStrHab1.2.pri, whole genome shotgun sequence, a single genomic window includes:
- the HUS1 gene encoding checkpoint protein HUS1, producing MRFRAKIVDLACLNHFSRVINTIAKLAKTCTLRLTVSKLYFILSDKVANGGVGMWCELNQGNFFDEFQMEGVDAEHNEIYLELMPENLSRALKTAQNANAVKMKLTNKHCPCLRVAVELPSLSSSSRIVTHDIPVGVIPRRLWNDFREPSVPDFDVSIYLPVLKTMKSVVDRMKNLSNSIMIEANLSGEMNLKIETDLVCVTTHFKDLGNPSWALEDGCQSSQDRDPESMAEARIDIRKLQQLLAGQQVNPTKALCNIVSKRVVHFILLHEDVSLQYFIPALT from the exons ATGCGCTTTCGTGCTAAGATCGTGGATCTCGCATGCCTCAACCACTTCAGCC GTGTAATTAACACAATCGCCAAGTTAGCCAAGACCTGCACGCTGCGCCTGACTGTCAGCAAGCTGTATTTCATCCTCTCCGATAAAGTAGCAAATGGAGGTGTGGGTATGTGGTGTGAGCTGAACCAG GGGAATTTCTTCGATGAATTTCAGATGGAAGGAGTGGATGCAGAGCACAATGAGATCTACTTAGAGTTGATGCCTGAGAACCTCTCGAGAGCATTAAAAACTGCCCAGAACGCTAACGCAGTGAAGATGAAGTTGACTAACAAACACTGCCCCTGTCTCAGAGTCGCTGTGGAGCTA CCATCCTTATCAAGCAGCAGTAGGATTGTGACACATGACATTCCTGTGGGGGTTATTCCCAGAAGATTATGGAATGACTTCAGAGAGCCCAGTGTGCCAGACTTTGAT GTCAGTATTTACCTACCAGTGCTGAAAACAATGAAGAGTGTTGTGGACAGAATGAAGAATCTCAGCAATTCCATT ATGATTGAAGCAAACTTGAGTGGAGAAATGAACTTGAAAATAGAAACTGACTTAGTTTGTGTAACAACGCATTTTAAAGACTTGGGAAATCCTTCCTGGG CGTTAGAGGATGGATGTCAAAGTTCTCAAGACAGAGATCCGGAAAGCATGGCTGAGGCACGCATAGACAtcaggaagctgcagcagctgcttgctgGACAGCAGGTCAACCCCACAAAGGCATTGTGCA atATTGTAAGTAAAAGAGTTGTCCACTTCATCTTGCTTCATGAGGATGTTTCACTTCAGTATTTCATTCCAGCACTTACCTGA